A single region of the Solwaraspora sp. WMMD406 genome encodes:
- a CDS encoding LytR C-terminal domain-containing protein: MSFARVRALVVVGGLVVFALVFVVVALVRDSQGGPADATSCPEGWALADVQLREARDVRINVYNATDTSGLAGSIADDLSNRKFQVEEAGNDPEGRGIDDVAVLRYGPKAVGSAHLLRAYFLDQAKTEYDPARTDDIVDVVIGNAFRQLATTTEVNQSLAALGKPVLPPQTCAATE; encoded by the coding sequence ATGAGCTTTGCGCGCGTACGAGCGCTCGTTGTCGTCGGCGGCCTGGTCGTCTTCGCCCTGGTCTTCGTGGTCGTCGCGCTGGTCCGCGACAGCCAGGGCGGCCCGGCCGACGCCACCTCCTGCCCGGAGGGCTGGGCCCTGGCCGACGTCCAGTTGCGGGAAGCCCGGGACGTGCGGATCAACGTCTACAACGCGACCGACACCAGCGGACTCGCCGGCAGCATCGCCGACGACCTGAGCAACCGGAAGTTCCAGGTGGAGGAGGCGGGCAACGACCCGGAGGGCCGGGGCATCGACGACGTGGCGGTGCTGCGGTACGGCCCGAAGGCGGTCGGATCCGCTCACCTGCTGCGCGCGTACTTCCTCGATCAGGCCAAGACCGAGTACGACCCGGCCCGTACCGACGACATCGTCGACGTCGTGATCGGCAACGCGTTCCGGCAGTTGGCCACCACGACCGAGGTCAACCAGTCTCTGGCCGCGCTCGGCAAGCCGGTGCTGCCGCCGCAGACCTGCGCGGCCACCGAGTGA
- a CDS encoding DUF4193 domain-containing protein, which translates to MATDYDAPRRDEVDLGEDSLEELKARRVDSQSGAVDVDEAEVAESFELPGADLADEELTVKVLPMQSDEFRCARCFLVHHRSQLAVERNNELICRECT; encoded by the coding sequence ATGGCCACCGACTACGACGCTCCGCGTCGCGACGAGGTCGACCTCGGCGAGGACAGCCTGGAGGAGCTCAAGGCACGGCGCGTCGACTCACAGTCGGGCGCCGTCGACGTGGACGAGGCCGAGGTGGCCGAGAGCTTCGAGCTGCCCGGAGCCGATCTGGCGGACGAAGAACTGACGGTGAAGGTGCTGCCGATGCAGTCGGACGAGTTCCGCTGCGCGCGCTGCTTCCTGGTCCACCACCGCAGCCAACTCGCCGTCGAGCGCAACAACGAGCTGATCTGTCGCGAGTGCACCTGA